In Streptococcus gallolyticus subsp. gallolyticus DSM 16831, the sequence CAATTGGGCTTTTGGTTTACAATTACGCCTTTTCAAGTAACCAATATGGTTATGCTAACGCTATTGCCTTGATTCTCTTTGCTATTATTGTTTTGGTGTCAGTGTTGCAATTGAAATTATCAAGTCGTTTCGAAGTATAAATGGAGTGAAATATGAAAAAAGAAGAACGTTATCATACTTTTTGGAAATATGTGCTCTTAGTCATGGGATCAATTTTGATTTTGATTCCATTGCTAGCAACAGTCTTTAGTTCATTTAAGACGACTAAAGATATCATGCAACATTTCTTTGCTTTTCCAAATCCTGTCACCTTGAGTAACTACACACGCTTGTTGGCTGACGGTATTGGACATTATTTCTGGAATTCAACGATTATTACAGTTGTTTCGGTGATTTTGGTAACCCTATTTATTCCTGCGGCAGCCTATTCAATTGCGCGTAACATGAGCAAAAAACGCGCTTTTAACATCATGTATAGCTTGCTAATTTTGGGAATTTTCGTGCCATTTCAAGTTATCATGATTCCAATCACAGTTATGATGAGCCGACTTGGTTTGACAAATATTTGGGGCTTGATTATCTTGTATCTGACTTATGCTGTACCGCAAACTTTATTCTTGTATGTTGGTTACATTAAGCTAAGTGTTCCTGAAAGTTTGGATGAAGCTGCTGAAATTGACGGAGCTGATAAATTTACCACATACCGCAAAGTGGTCTTTCCAATGTTAAAACCAATGCATGCCACAACTTTGATTATCAA encodes:
- a CDS encoding carbohydrate ABC transporter permease; translation: MKKEERYHTFWKYVLLVMGSILILIPLLATVFSSFKTTKDIMQHFFAFPNPVTLSNYTRLLADGIGHYFWNSTIITVVSVILVTLFIPAAAYSIARNMSKKRAFNIMYSLLILGIFVPFQVIMIPITVMMSRLGLTNIWGLIILYLTYAVPQTLFLYVGYIKLSVPESLDEAAEIDGADKFTTYRKVVFPMLKPMHATTLIINALWFWNDFMLPLLMLNKSSESWSLPLFQYNYTGQYLSDYGPSFASYVVGIITITIVYLIFQKHIISGMSNGAVK